The proteins below are encoded in one region of Epinephelus lanceolatus isolate andai-2023 chromosome 7, ASM4190304v1, whole genome shotgun sequence:
- the LOC144463785 gene encoding uncharacterized protein LOC144463785: protein MIVLHSACVLVSLLSFSTAALMTDDCSQLIQHLTPNELHQILGRWIIIEGFSNNELFDSILKSMESVWIKLSTTADNKTLLLDQANRLVPQPHQTSLTDRCMRTAMNVTLVDGEALEFYIAPARSNHRFLQTCPDCLLMYNYNKENTYQMIYLLARNTTLPDSDLKTFSKQAECLQFPQPAQFHYDNNKDLCPE, encoded by the exons ATGATTGTGCTACACTCGGCCTGTGTCCTCGTCTCATTGCTGTCCTTCAGCACAGCAGCACTGATGACAGACGACTGCAGTCAGCTGATCCAGCATCTGACACCAAACGAGCTTCATCAG ATCTTGGGCAGGTGGATTATTATTGAGGGGTTTTCCAATAATGAACTTTTTGACTCCATCTTGAAGAGTATGGAAAGTGTGTGGATAAAACTGAGTACAACAGCAGACAACAAGACTCTGCTTTTAGATCAGGCCAACCGACTGGTGCCCCAGCCGCATCAAACATCACT GACAGACCGATGCATGAGAACAGCTATGAATGTGACCTTGGTCGATGGCGAAGCCTTAGAGTTCTACA TTGCACCTGCCCGTTCCAACCACAGGTTCCTGCAGACCTGCCCTGACTGTCTGCTCATGTACAACTACAACAAAGAGAACACCTACCAAATGATCTACTTACTTG CGAGGAATACAACTCTGCCTGACTCTGACTTGAAGACCTTTTCGAAACAAGCTGAATGCCTTCAGTTTCCCCAGCCTGCACAGTTTCACTACGACAACAACAAAG ATCTGTGTCCTGAGTAG